The segment tatgcaatatacatacattttaatttgattcaactgtatgcaaaacaaattatacaattgcagcgaaataggccagcgaattatacaatttaggccagcgaattatacaatttaggtcagcgaattatacaattgtatatgtatagcaaattatacagttttatgtttgttatggaacGCAATAATACAAAGTTTGCTACagtatacaaatatgaattttttgtttgctatatgtgaaagttgtccctgtttttttaattagaaaatgCAAATTGGTTCCGTTGGTTATGGTATTAAAGTATTGCATATTTAGATTTATTTCTGACcatttaaaatagatttttggatcaattttgaaataaaaatctgTGATAAAATTTGTACACGATATAACACCTCTATTAAGATTTTATGGTCAAAAACTTAAAATTCAGCCTATTTATGTAAATGGTTCTCACCTCATTCCCGTACCGATGGGGGCCCAAATGAACCTGTCTAGAGAATATAAGGGtggacataaatataaaaaaatggaaaaattaataaattagtgaaaataaataatttattataaacaatttgtattactgtctaatcattttaaaatatagttagaaattctatttgagacaaaaaatattcttcataaataaaaaaaattttcttcGTTGTAAAGAAGATCAATGAAtcatgaatatataaaaaaaaatcagaattttgtatcctttttcaatttgtatttaaaatcatatgtatacaattaatatttgtattcatttaaaatttgtgctgcatagtttatgaatttgacatttttttctaatttgtatttattctaaaggtatattaactagttatgtattttatttaaaaatgattacaccaaatattcaattatttcttttcaattttatatttcattctcactttttcatcatactaattttttatattttatatattattatacaaaaatctaaataaaaactagaataaatagaaatacgaATAAAATACATACAACATTTTTGaaggtaaaaattctggagaaaaagagaacaaaatttaaattttatttgaaaatataactgagaaaattaagtgatcattaccttttttaaaaaaaatattctctctcttgattttctctttttttttattaaataattatattctttaaaaaaaaaaaaaaaaacataaactaaaatttgacatttctattaaatattaaaagtgtcGCTAATGAGCcctttaaatgttaaaatattgacattttgaagaATTTCTCCAGAAAAATAATGCGATTTTAGGTTTATTGTTTCAATAttagtgttttttttccttcaaaaattcGATTCTCGAATAAGGGTCATGAAACTTCATTGCACCAAGTTTTTTATACTTTGATTTcattctcatttaatttttcattcacaCCCAAACCAAACGAATAGAAATAGaagaattatattaatttggtTCAATATTCAGTGAACACTTTTTTTAAAACGAAAATCAAATAACCGAATCGAAGAACCCTTCGCCCTCATCAAAATTTGACTTTTGCagaaaaaggaataaaatttcgATTCAAAAATTAGTATGGGCCTGAAGCATCTTCACTTTTAAGGTAAGCCCAATAGTACAAAACCCCGCAAGAACAAATTCCTTTCACACATTCATCAAAAACTTGTTTTCgcgtttgttttttttataaaagttctcttttacttttccataattttatcgagaaaatgagattttttagtCACCtataaattaaatagaagaaaataatttttatatataaaaataaaaacatcttacaaaaaattcataaaccTAAGACACATAAATTTGTAAGTGAACTACAAatctattttttctaattttatcacTAACATGCGACACAACTACGAAAAAACTTTAACAAAAGTAGGTTTAAGTTTTACTTGAAATTTAGCATCACGTTCTCAACCTTGTAAGTCTAGTGTTCTCActtgacccaaaagaataatttttgttttctctctATTTCCAATTATTAACATTTATCACTTATCAACAACCATAACCCCTTTAACTAGAATATGTAGAAATACTCATCTTTTAGGCtttgttttaagaaaataacGTTACGCAATATCAAATTTTACAGGTGAAACTCTATgtcagtaattatttttcattatagcAATTAAAAATTGGttgttttttatgaatattaccTTTGGAAacaagaattccgtcctactatacaacaacattaattttgccaaaatacttttttaaatagTCATCATATTCAGATCAACCTCTGACGTTAATTTTGTTCTTCATATAAAATTCTGACTTTATCACATAAACTTTTATCGATACTCTAAGTTTTGGTAAACTTActtcaattaaaattttctttctctcttggaggatataatttttaattagggGAGCATGACATAAAAGATGTTGACCTTTTatcatttcaataatttgtgGAAACAGTTTTGactagaaaattattaaatccCTATTATGTATCAACTCATTTACGCAACTTCAAAAGCATCATATCACGTTACATAGTTGCAAACAATTTTGATAATGACCCCAAAACCAtctttaagttaaaaaaatatatatattgaactattaaaaaaataaatagaacttACTAAATTATACTAAGATTATGTCACTAATATTCAAATATGCATGTCTATGAAATTAATCATTTCTAAAAACTGTCCAAATTGTAATAAGCAAGTTTTATACGATAAACTCAGCTCAAAAGATATTAAGGGGATTTGAATTCGGGTCATACGTATGAATGAGTCTACATGCGAAATTAGAATTAAGGGTATGTAGGTTCTAAATTCTATGGCTTCTTTCTTATCATTGAGTAGTCAATCAATTTTATCAAAGGGATCAcaagttaatatatatttatcaattagctaatataaatataagatctacgaaaaaattaataaattcgtTTGAACCCACGAATCCTAATTTAGCTCTGTCAGTAAATGATCACCTTTCAAATTAACTGAATAATCTTTTAACTTAAGAAAAGTACCGAATCAACTTTGAAAATTGAATTAGTCAGTTGGTTTTGTGGTTTAGTTCATTACAATATTATTTCTCAGTTTTatatcaaatatctcaaaagaattatattttaaattatacgTATGAGATTTAGCACTGAAAGATAAGATATTTTTGCAGgattagtttttatttaaattataacatGAAATCGAGTTTTAGTCTTTTGGAACAAAATATTTATCCTAAGATCTGATTATGTGAGATTTGAAACCAAAATACCGAATACGGtcagataaattttattttatttcttatatgtatgtatattatacTTCAAAAAATCAACAGGATCTTTGCTTACCAATCACATGACGTTTGGATTTACAAATAAATAgtctaaataatatttacaaataaatagtCTAAATGAATTGAAACACTCATCTCTAATTGTGTTTGGATTTCACAATaaactttcaaaaataattcatgagaatatatatttcaaacttttttctaataaaattagTGGAGAATGAATGCACCTAGCAATCAAGGTTTTTACATAATCGTCAATGAATTAATTGggtcaaaaattttaaatttaagaattcaaatttcaacaggaaagaaaaaaagtactAGGCCAAACTTTATAAATGATCAAAATGTGAAATTAATGGGAAAggaatgatgaaaaaaaaatgcaattttaagTTTGAATTGTGAAATAAGTAGAGTCGTAAATGAGGTGGCTATAGTTATCAATTTATAATagcaatgtatatatattatttacgagaaaacatatattttatgcAAATATTAGTTATTTCACCTATTGAATTCtctcataatttatatatacattagtTATGTGAGtttctaaatattatattagatattatattattctgTTTGTCTCATTTTTATgtggtattttttatttttcgagagTCAAACAGGTTAACTTTAACTGGACATTTGCGTAtggtttttcaattttttagaaatgaaatttatatatttataaactacgtaaaaagtacttactataagtcacaataattgataattcaaaatgttaaaaggaTCCATGAAAAACGTATGGTCAAAGATAAACttatttgaatctcaaaatgtgaaaagtGCCGATAAAATGAAACGaaggaaatatataattttatagacgaattcattttatcttttaaccAGATACTAAACTTTATAttacttatattaaatataatacatgTACAATTCACCTTCGAACCAGCTATAGACGCCCCTATGAGGATGGGAATGAAGGAATTTCCTTCCAAGTGTGGGTCATAAATGTTGAAGAAATTTCAAGGCTTCAACCAAAAGAGGTTAAAGGAGTTCCATAAATATAGCAAATGGCATTTCCAAAGAGATGGATGGACCCAATGATGTCTATGGAAaatcttttttctaattttctagaATGGTGATGTAATGTTAATCCTTGTTATGTAATTTCATCTTGGCTTAAGTCATTGATAgccacttaaagttgtccgcaaatttcacttagacacctcttCTTAGGATTGTTCCAATTGAACACCTAGACAACAAAATTTTTTGTCTATTAAACCCTTTTTGCTGACATAACAAAGCGTTTGTAGTACACACAAAGAAAGGAGCGTGAAAGCATAACTTgtcagtaaaaaaaaaaggttttatatcttcttcttctttgagaaAGCTCATCACCATTTTTCCATGGCAAGCTGCAACCATCACCTCATAATTCTGCAACCATCACCACTCATAAttctttctccttctttttcGATTTTCAGCATTCTCTTTCTCCAATACACCAGTTTATTAAATCGGTTGCTATCATCCACAAGTCTATCATTGTCAAACAACCTTAGCCTTTCAAACAACCAACTACACATTCAAATTACCCACCGTAAGTTTTTCAACCGTAAAAAATGTTATCTCTGCTGCCATCAAAAGCATCTAACCTTGTTCATCTATTTTGTCAATTTAAACccaaacataaattaaataaaaatcttaaaacaaaagaaaaacaaaaaaaaggaagaagatgaaaCAGAGATTCCTTTCCTTTGAAATGGGATGTTAAGCAAATTTCATtgaataaagattaaaaaaaattaaaataacgaGCAATTAGTGATAAATCATCTTTTTACTTTACTTTAGTGTTCATTATTTCCGGCAAACTCCATTTTTTGGGGCAAGAATAAtatgaatttgaaattattctttgaaattgttaatttatttaaattttaaaacacaagaagaaaaaagaacatcAATAAATCTAAATGAAGTTTGAGGATAAGAGTAAGATTTAAAAATGGTAGTCTATGGTGTATTTGGGGAAGGTTATGGAGAAAGAGGAGAAGGGTAATggtgattttcttttttcttttatttctaaaaaaaaaatataatttttccttattatttttttagttattctaGGTCCAATACCACGTGTCTTTTTCTAATTAGTTACTATGTCACATTACCAGCAAGTGTATAACACACACTCTCTTATTTCAGCTGATTGTCTATAAAGTGTTTGataggtaaatttttttattagtacgGAGGTTCAATTGGAACAAGCCTAAGAAGAGGTGTTTAAGTGAAATTTGCGGATAATTTTAAGTGGCTATCGATGACTTAAGTCTTTCATCTTCATATCATTTCCAATGACAATAACATTTTACCAAACATATCCACGCTTGTCAACAGCACACTCTTTTTCTATTCCAATATTTTGAGCCcctcaccaaaaaaaaattaacatcatTTCTTGATTCTACTTTCATAAACTTTCGAAATTTAACAACTACGTACTTCAATGTTTCACTTTTTCCTACTCTAAGCATATGGAAGGAAATTCCTATGATAACCTATCTGGTATAATTGAAAATGTATATAGATATTGTGACTATCTCGTGAGAACAGAGATTgcttttaataaattttctgAATGGAAATAACTCTCAAATAATTATGCtataatatttgataaattttaaattttaactatgGATAATATATAAACGAGTAAACATATTTTAAGAGGAAATTAAAGATAGTGGGGAACCAAATATCTTTAACTTCGCTAGATATTTGTCTTCTCTTTCACTTTACTAGATCTCATTAACCTAAAGATGTTTTGCTTTTTGGCATTTTGTAAAATGGAAGTGGCAACTTTCTCACCatttatgttaaaataaaataaagatatgtGTGTGATTTAACTATTGAATTGAGATGTTTGCCTTGTAAGGGCAATGAAAGTTCTATTTTAAAGTATACTTCCAGACTATTCAATTACCATTTTGTCATTGTTTGGCAAGTAAAGGATAGGGTAATAAAGAAGAAATTGGAGTTTATATATTACTTTtactgaaaattaaattaagctAGTAGTGTCACACATGCCATGCCATTCTTGGGACGTGACAAATCATTGAAATGGCTTCAGTTGGTAGGTGAGAATTTAGGTGCCCATTCAGACGACAACATTTAATCATCAACCacaaaacccaaaacctttctaCTCAATATCAGATCGAGTTCAAAATTGATTTAGTGcgtccttttattttctttataatttatatcaaatcaataaacGCAAAGTCGAAGTTAAAATACTTATCATTGTGGCAAAACGTTATATTAAACTCATTCAAGAAAAAAGGATACTTTTTCTTCAagttaaaaaatggaaaatcacAAAATGCATTGCATGATATAAAGGAAGATATAATCTTGAAGAAGCATAGAAATCAATCTCCACTCAAAATGTACACGATATGGCACATAAATCTTCTCAAGATAAACAGGATTATACTATAAACTCCCCtactacttttattttattattttgatcatttttataGGAAAGCACAGATCAATCACACTGATGTTTGTGTAGGTTTCACAGGTACGACTTTAGCAGCTTCTTGAGGTCTCATATCGGAGCCAACAACAGCTTGTGGCGGCATTGCGTGGTACTGCGGTTGTTGTTGTGGTGGCGCTATGACACCACCTTGGGGAGGATAGTACATCTGCCTTCCTACTCCACCATCGTACGCCATCTGTGTGTACCCACCTGCATCTGCTACACCAACTCCCATGGTAGTTGCGGGTCTTACCATGCCATATCCTTCCGAATAACCAGCCACCTTTGGAGGTACCTGAGATTGTAAAGTTGGTGGTGCCGCTGCAACTGTCGGTACTGCTTGTGGTAAACTAGGCATGACATTGTAAACTGGTTGATCCCTGTAAGGCTCCTGTGGCATCCTCTGTACGGCGTAGTACCCTTGACCCGGTGGTCCGGCCATTGGCCTGACAAATTGtgggtgttggtgttggtgctgGTGTGGTTGATATGCTCCGGCCGGTGCTTGATGAATCATGTAAACTGGTTGTTCCATACCGAGACTGCTCGCCGGCAGTACTCCTCCGGGAACTTGTTTTTCCTGCCAATAGCCAACCTGTGCAGGTACTGTACCCGGCACGGTAGGAGAAGCTATTTTCTCCGGTCCTCTCTGAACATAATAATCACCTCCGGGGAAAGCCGCTGTCAGATTATCGTCGCTTTTCCGACGATACAAATTTTGTTGCTCTTCTAGATGCAATCTCTGCAGATCCTGAATGTGCTTCTGGATCGGATCAGTCCCCATCATCCTATCATCCACTCCATGAACCGGCATCTCTGGTTCCTTAACAACTTGCTCAGAGTTCGGATCTCTCAATTTCACATGTGGCGGTACCATCCCTTTCTCTGAACCAAACAGAAAATCCGCGTTTCCAACCTGCTGTGCAACAGCCCCCGCAGCCGGAGACGCCTGAATCGGACCAGAATTCAACGCATCGACAAACCTATCCTTCTCCGATTTGGAATCCTCCGAACCAAAACTCCGGCTCTGCGACACCCCACTCCCAACAGTCGCCGGCGTATTGGCCGGAAACAA is part of the Solanum lycopersicum chromosome 1, SLM_r2.1 genome and harbors:
- the LOC101252825 gene encoding uncharacterized protein, coding for MENYSYTSYPESGDSSPRSREIDFENTAAWEDPNQIPNYKVKFMCSYGGKIHPRPHDNQLAYIGGETKILSVERNTKFPLLISKLAAICDTDTVSFKYQLPGEDLDALISVTNDDDLEHMMHEYDRLYRASPKPARLRLFLFPANTPATVGSGVSQSRSFGSEDSKSEKDRFVDALNSGPIQASPAAGAVAQQVGNADFLFGSEKGMVPPHVKLRDPNSEQVVKEPEMPVHGVDDRMMGTDPIQKHIQDLQRLHLEEQQNLYRRKSDDNLTAAFPGGDYYVQRGPEKIASPTVPGTVPAQVGYWQEKQVPGGVLPASSLGMEQPVYMIHQAPAGAYQPHQHQHQHPQFVRPMAGPPGQGYYAVQRMPQEPYRDQPVYNVMPSLPQAVPTVAAAPPTLQSQVPPKVAGYSEGYGMVRPATTMGVGVADAGGYTQMAYDGGVGRQMYYPPQGGVIAPPQQQPQYHAMPPQAVVGSDMRPQEAAKVVPVKPTQTSV